Below is a window of Ahaetulla prasina isolate Xishuangbanna chromosome 1, ASM2864084v1, whole genome shotgun sequence DNA.
agggataggatcaagatcacgtgaagtgttaataccactttataatgccttggtaaggccatacttggaatactgcattcagttttggttgccaagatgtagaaaagatgctgagactctagaaagcgtgccgagaagagcaacaaagatgattaggggactggaggctaaaacatatgaagaacggttgcaggaactgagtatgtctagtttaataaaaagaaggactaggggagacatgatagcagtgttccaatatatcaggggttgccacaaagaagagggagttgggctgttctccaaagcacctgagggtagaactagaagcaatgggtggaaactaatcaaggaaagaagcaacttagaactaaggagaaatttcctgacagttagaacaattagtaagtggaacaacttgcctgcagaagttgtaaatgctccaacactggaaatttttaagaaaatattggataaccatctgtctgagatggtgtagagtttcctgcctgggcagggggttggacaaggtcccttccaactctgttgttattattattattattagattgttTATGCATgccatgatagcaatagcacttagacttatatacagctttacagtgttttacagccctttctaagcggttttacagagtcagcatattgcccccaacaatctgggtcctcattttaccaaccttagaaggatggtAGTCTGAGTCAtccctgagcctggtgaaatccaaactgtCGAACTGCTggtagccagcaggcagcagaagaagcctgcagtcttgcactctaaccactgtgccactgtggctcatgatGAAAGTCAGATGTAGCTTTCTGGGGAGATGggtattctttttatatttatattttgtttctttttatcttttttattttttctcttctaaTTTGTATGATGCTTTATGATTCTGTTTAAAACttttaatgaaattattattatttttttaaaaaaagaagggcaACTTTGAAGAACTACTCTGAGTTGGTAGAATGCATGTATGAAAGGACATTTTAGTTCAAAAATTGTGGAAGTTGTAAACCAGTTCTGGTTTCTATATACCCTGAGTTtctggattaaaaaaataaaagaacaagttGCATTAGAGGTTTCATAAATACCTTCTGTAAAACCATCAGGATGATAATATTATCTTACACATTTTAcaaacttatgattatatattaaCTTCCAAGTCAGCCTGCATAAAATATAATGGTGAAGGTTGTAATGGAGGAAGAGTTCTCATGGGACAGAGATATGTGAAGAGAATTCTGctttaacaaatttaaaaatgagaTTTCAGATTAAAATGAATTTGCTGTCTAAACAAAGTGATTAATAACTTTCCAACCAGCTCTATTGATTGCATTATGCACCGTtaacaaaaaaaatctaatataatatataatgaggAAGAGTTAACTGAAACACTCTTAACACTAAAATGAAAACTAATAATATTTCAAAGATCAAGATTTCAAGTGAAGTCTTCAAGTCATCATTGACAGCTAATGACTATGTACCGGTAAATTTTTTGGCAGCTATATTACAGTAGTTTGCGATTGCTTGTGTTTTTGACCTTCCAGATGAGCCTACAGTTCTGGTAGTCAGGGAAGGTCTGCTATTTAAATACTAGCCAGGCCTAatcctgtgttgttgtttttttctttctttttaagctCAGACAAGTTGGCCACATGCAAGCTTCTGCTTAAGTGTAATCTTCTACAATTATTCTTTTAGATATGAATTATACGTTGTTCCTGAAATTTAGTATACTCCTGCTCATTAATACACTATTCTAACCTCTCTCAATATTCAGACTTATATTACAACAATTAGTGTCAACATATTTCTTAGTTGATGGATTTAATTTCTAATTAATAGAACATTCTTAAAGAATGCTTAGATTACTGTAAACATTGCAAGAAATTCTGGGCAACCGAGTCTGTGTGGCTCAATCATGACAGTGTTCAGTtgaattcttaaatgaacagcagGAAATCAGATTGAATTTGCAGTTTATTCTCCTAAATAAGAATTCTATGAAATAGGAGTTTCCACTGGCCATTTGTTCTGACAGCCACCGCTGATACTTGTGGCTGAAGAACTTCATTCCAGTCCTATGTTTGTAAAACGAGGCAGCTGCTGTTGCATTTacagatttttgttttcttaacaGAGATGTACAAGGAAAGTAATGTCCCTTCcaatcattgttttttttttttaaagaatggctACTTTCTGCCAGCTTTTCTTCTCCAGATTCAGAAATATGCAGCCAAAGCTGAAgacagcaaagaaaagaaaacagccaGGCTAGTATATTGTTGGGACAGAGATTCAAAAGTGGGAGGGGGAGCATGAGTAATGTGCACTTCAGCTTGTGGATCAATAATACATATCAGCGTTATGGtaggggaaaaaacaagacaaacataatCTGAATTGCATACATCAAGATAATGCCCCAGATGGAATCAAAGAGTTAGGTTTGGtgtatttttttttgctgccatctaatggtcatttggatttttgcagctcaggTGCAAAAGTTCTACCAGAAGAACCATAATATACAGGATTTACAATATGCAATAATGGCAGCAAGAAAACATATGTAAGTGGCAGGGAGTGATTCAGAGATgcactaaaaaaaaatcagcagcagATCCTGAAGGCAAGTATTTCAAGTAAGGGCAGTTTGTAGGAAGAcagaaactgtaatgtatctttaaatattttggcgggaaacaagcacgttgctgattggttgaagccgccggttaaacagtatataaggagaggtttttccccagcctggttgctgggttcaccctatagtaaagagctgttgtcactaccctggtctcctgcctcgttattgcccgaatctaacactggcgacgaaggtgggatctcgaggttaagagcaccaggaacgagctgaacacacgaaagaaccgaacccagcaaagctcagggcagaaacgcagcgatggccagctacactccgcccgcgccgtttgacccatccagggagaaatggggaacgtacatgacccgtttcgagagcttcctggaggcaaatgagctgcaaggagttccagacaaccgcaaaagggcatatttcctgagccactgcggtcccgaggtcatcgacatcgcggaagccctggcagagccaacgccggtacaatcggtatcgtggcaaactctgcaaaatcttctaaagaaccatttcgcgccaacaccgtccaagtacgtacggcgttttgaatttggagagcgcagatagcaagagggcgaatccatcagcgagtacatggccgccctgagaaaagcctccaaagactgtgggtaccgagatttggacgaggagctactagagcaactcatccgtggggtcagagacatgcgtttgcggaggcggctgctatcaaaaagcaatctaacgctggcaaccgctctggacgaagccagagctcatgagatgtccacccaagcggcggaaaccctacaaaagccactcacgccaacggcgaaggcaaaagaaaccccggtgcacaacgaagaaatccagaccgaatcagacggcgaggatgaggagggagtttccctcaccgagagaaggggccaagaagaccgggatgaatgcggaagttgcggagggcaccaccagcgtcaacgatgcaagttcaaggacgctacatgtcggcggtgcgagaagaaggggcacctggctcaagtctgtcgagcaccccaaccttcctgccgaaaattcaaatcgaccaatcagagcgcaggatcggcaaggcgacccgcgattggtcaaaacaaaaagggcgcgaattcaaatcaaacgaccgttgtaataggccatgcagcaacccgcgtcgagaagaaaatcttcaccagaccgaagatagaaggagtgccgtgccgactagaagtggacacagggtcagcgatcacaatcatgtcctgggacacttttgcaaaagctttgccgaaaaccgccaaacgcaaactgcaaacacaatggctacgagtgcacgactaccaagggaatcgcatccctgttcgagggaccacctccgtccgcgtcgagtacggaccacacaagaagaccctgcccatcacgatagtcgaagggaccctgccaagtctgctgggactagactggttccgtgcattgggcatgggagtgactggcatctacagaagtgactgtaacctaaaagacacactcatgaacgagttcgaagatgtcttcaaggactgcctgggcaagtacaaggggacccctatttccttcaacttagacccccaggtagcccccattaggttaaaggcaaggagagtcccttttgcccttaaacctaagattgacaaggagatagacaagctcataaatcaggggattctggtgccagtcgatcacgcaaagtgggagacgccaatcgtcaccccagtgaaaccagatgggtcagttagaatctgcgctgactacaaggcgacgttaaacaaagccttacagaaaagcgcttaccggttccgtggtgcaacacttgctgcactcgttggggcaagggcaagtctttgcaaagttagacttggctcaagcctatcaacaactgcccgtagacgccaacacagccgaagcccaaacgattgtaactcacagaggtgctttcaagtgtacccgattacaatttggggtgagtgtggcaccggggctattccaaaatttaatggaacgacttctgcaagggatcccaggggtagtcccctatttcgatgatgtattgatatcagccgaaaatttagaggaattgggggagcgtttgagaaaagttctgggcattttccggttagccggactaaaggttaaagtgaacaaatgccagataggggtagaatccgtagagttcttgggctaccgaatagacaagaagggaattcaccccactgaaagcaaggtcaaggcaataagaaaggctccagcgcccaaaaacaaaacagagctacaggcattcctggggctagtgaatgtttacgcggtttttttaaaaaacaaggcaaccgttgctgagccgctgcataagcttctgggaaagaatactgtttggtcttggggaaagtcggaagctagggctttcgaagcagtaaaaaatctactctcgagcgatagcttactgatccagtatcatagctcattgccattattattggtttgcgatgcctccccttacggggtgggggctgtgctcagccacagacttccaaacggcacagaagccccaatagccttctactccagaacgatgtcctcgacagagaggaactatagccagttggataaggaagcgctagccattgtgtcaggggtaaaaaagtttcacgaatacgttttcgggagagactttgaaattgttacagaccatagacctctgttagggatactggctggcgaccgcccaacgcctgtggcactttcgccacgattgacccgatggaccatcttcttggccgcttattcctacaagctgcagcatcgacccggaaaagagttggggcatgcggacgccttaagcagatgcccactaccaggggcgatcgaagaccccactccggggatgcccatcctgctaattgactctctggactctggcccagtcacgtctaaggaggtggctcgggcatcataccgggacattattttgaggactgtactcggttgggtacaaagagggtggcccgctgcgggcggcgttttaaagaatttgtaaaaacgtggggaactttcggctcaaggggggtgcctgctatggggggatagagtggtgatcccagagaaattaagaaaaagggtgttggatctcctgcacgagggtcacccagggatcgttaggatgaagggtctagcgagaagctacgtgtggtggcccttaatggactccgaaattgctgaaagggtagggaaatgccaggcctgccaggagtccagacctctacccccaacggccccggttcgggaatgggaaagaccccaagggccctggtcaagaatccacattgattttgccggccccttccacggccaaaccttcctggtagtagttgatgcctactccaaatggctggaaatcattctcatgagatccatgacagccgaagccgtgatctcagtcctacggcacctatttgcaacacacgggttgcctgacacattggtttccgataacggcccgcaattcacggcaacacagtttgaggaatacttggcagaagagggcatccgccatgccctctcggcgcctttccaccctgcgacgaatggccttgcagagcgtttcgtccgaagcgcgaaagaggcattatccagactcaagccaggcgactggcaatcaaaaatagatattttcctagccgtccaacaccgaaccccctgtgccaccaccggcagaagtcctgccgaattactaatgggccgaaaactcaggtgcccactagaccgtttaaatcccaactatacaccggagggatacaaggggggactcgaaaagacaagaggaatggatataggcgaccgggtatgggcacacaactatggtgagggcccgacctgggtagcaggaaaaattctaaacataacaggccccaaatcatacttggtagagttaacggatggccgagtatggaggcgacatatagatcaattgaggaaacggttagccggacaacccgagtcagacgaaacaggccctgactattctatgtttgaaccaacagctgactcagacccgggaaaatcgcaggacttaactgaattcccggaggtccagcgacgcccacaggttcctgtagaaaacagcagggacaactcggaaaataatccaaggccggatggcctagaggaggagctgagaggagcaaacagcccctccggccaactcaacccactcccagagactgtactgcgcaggtccgaaagagtcaggagacgcccagtctatttacgtgattacgttgaaaagtaatatgtaaataaatgtaaatatataggtaaagtgttttctgggagggaaggagtgtaatgtatctttaaatattttggcgggaaacaagcacgttgctgattggttgaagccgccggttaaacagtatataaggagaggtttttccccagcctggttgctgggttcaccctatagtaaagagctgttgtcactaccctggtctcctgcctcgttattgcccgaatctaacagaaaccTTGGCTaaatgaaagaggaggagggtaGGGTATCCTCACATGACATTATTTTGAAGCAGTTGTAGCAGAAACATATAAATTAGAGCACAATATACCTGGCCTGACAACAACGACAGTTAAAATCTATTTTGCTGGGAGTTAAAGAAGAAGATCTGGAAGATACATGCTTGGAAAATTTTTTCAAGAACTTTCCCTATAGTTTTGAAGTCCAGGAATACATaggaaaataacatttttcttgCTTCCAATAGAAAGCTATTTAGAGTATTACTCTATAAcagggagtgtcaaactcacggcccgctgGCTGGATGCATCATCCCCACtacattttagcgaaggggaagaaGTTGCAATACGGTATGTGACCACAACGTATTGTCGcgcgtttgacacccctattctataATGAAGGATGCAAAATGATATGATTCTGAACATGCCAGAAGAGTGGATTACTCTTTGTCAACACATCAGCATGGCGGACTCCATATGTGGTGTCTCCAACCACATATGGTGAAAATCCTCACTTCTAGAGAcaacttatttttttctaaagctcatTTTAAATAGAAATCTAGAATCTACAGTACCAGAGAAGTTTCAAATGAAGTAGGATTTATTGCATGCTAATTTCATTTCGTGGAAGAGGAGCAAATATGGACTAGTCTAGTTTAAGATCCTGAAATTAGCTTCCTGGCTTCCTTAAAACTAGCCAACAAATGAACAGCAGTCATTCTGAAATTAGTAGTCCATGGGATAGAAAGCAATTACCATCACttccgttaaaaaaaaaaaaagattggtatGTCTTCAATTCCAATCTATGTCTCCATAATTGTTAAAATGATGCAAGCATAATCTCAGTAGCTATGCTATTCTTTCGAAAATAaaactaaggggcgtgcataagagcacaaaagtgcctaccagtcctgtcctaatgtttcctttcataatatcaaattaatacaattattacatacttttgcttatatatatgcttataagaTATTTTGCcgatttatgttgatgtttgtgtatactgttgtgacaaaattaaaaaaaacccacaaaaaccaAGGGACGATAAAGGTAGAAGAGATCTAGCTTAGTAACAGAGCACATTTCCCTGCATGTGAAAGGCTTTGGTTTCAGTCTGGTATTCTAAAATGAGGCTAGGAAAGAACCCTGCCAGAAATAATGATGTTCTGCCAAGGTAGACCCCCCTGACACCCCTTTTCTCCAAGACGCCCAAAATCATTTAGGGACCTGTTACTTAGTTTCAACTCCACATGTGCAGTCCGTCTGAGGTCAAACTGTGACACATTTAATGGATAGCATTATAGACTGTATACTAGGTTGGACAGATCAATGCACTGAAGAAATGTGAGACCATTGCTGTTTCTATGAGATCATTGCTTCAGTTAATATTATAACACAACACCTTCAGGCAGATGGttagatggagggagggacggaggggttGCTAGACTGCAATGTTTACTTAGATTGTTAATATTTCAGTCACAATATAAACCAAGGTAGACAAGGTAGCAAGAAAGCGAGGACTATTTTTCAACTATAACAAATGTATATCTGTTTACCCTATCTCCTTACACAAACTAAATAGAAGTATTCATACAAAGGGATGCATTTCAGAACAGCTAGGACAGCCTCAAAAATTCAAAGTGGGGGAGCCGACAATCAGTCCCCTCGTTTGAACAATGATCCAGAATATtttgtaaaagaaataaataatgacaCCAAACCCtttgataaaaaaagaaaactatccCTTTCTCATTTTCTGTGAAATGCTAAGCCCATCAATCCTTGAAACATTTATGCTAGGATATCAACTAATAACTCAGAAATTCATATTCTCACAAATTTTACACATCCACTTATGAAGATAAATGTTACATGCATTTAGGGATACTGGAGGGTTCAATCTCTATAACTTtccttagaaagaaaaaaagaatattctgaggAAAGAACTTTCCTCAGAATAATGTGAAAATCACTTATGGAATGTTTTAATACAGTTCCCTGAATAAGTTTAAAAATGGGTAGTTAGAACTTtgtgcaaaattttaaaaaaagcaaattaataCAGAAATAGGATAGAATAAATTTATATGGAGATACGTCTGAATACATAGTTCAGAAATAGACTCGCTGCAGGAAATCTATAAAATCAAGATATTTTTTCCCAATGGTGCATTGATATGAGTGCTTACTTTGTTTCTAATGATCA
It encodes the following:
- the LOC131190248 gene encoding uncharacterized protein K02A2.6-like, producing the protein HEGHPGIVRMKGLARSYVWWPLMDSEIAERVGKCQACQESRPLPPTAPVREWERPQGPWSRIHIDFAGPFHGQTFLVVVDAYSKWLEIILMRSMTAEAVISVLRHLFATHGLPDTLVSDNGPQFTATQFEEYLAEEGIRHALSAPFHPATNGLAERFVRSAKEALSRLKPGDWQSKIDIFLAVQHRTPCATTGRSPAELLMGRKLRCPLDRLN